A portion of the Shewanella sp. SNU WT4 genome contains these proteins:
- a CDS encoding pilus assembly PilX N-terminal domain-containing protein, with amino-acid sequence MKKQQGVVLFFALIVLLIMTVIGVSLAVNSTQSLRMAGAGSERIEAKAIADGGLQSVIAKYQGALFANLNTVTNETLFDGKQQLTPLPVPGGKNVGCQRTANASGANVVSCRRFEISSTRTFGREHLGQLSVVAGIEQQILP; translated from the coding sequence ATAAAGAAACAACAAGGTGTAGTGTTGTTTTTTGCACTAATAGTGTTGCTCATTATGACTGTGATAGGCGTATCTCTAGCCGTCAACTCAACTCAATCATTAAGAATGGCTGGCGCGGGGTCTGAGCGAATAGAAGCTAAGGCCATTGCTGATGGCGGTTTACAGTCAGTGATAGCGAAATATCAAGGGGCGTTATTTGCTAATTTAAATACTGTCACTAATGAAACGCTTTTTGATGGTAAGCAACAATTAACCCCACTTCCAGTTCCTGGGGGAAAAAATGTCGGGTGTCAACGCACAGCTAATGCCAGCGGAGCTAATGTCGTGAGCTGTCGTCGCTTTGAAATTAGTAGTACAAGGACTTTTGGTCGTGAGCATCTGGGCCAGTTAAGTGTGGTAGCAGGCATAGAGCAGCAAATTTTACCCTGA
- a CDS encoding PilC/PilY family type IV pilus protein, protein MLNKWITSILMVLTGVSGVVYADDTELYLMDSSVRSGKRPQVLFIFDNSGSMSTEDQNAVSTYCSQADETLGKCDYPDGFEDYLDGYSGYINEKGTYWNSGGIDNTNMIPTPENPKDSRRFYDENNNCNTSIKALATKGRYTGFLREFKTDRWDNLADNNGFNQNSIVDCYEDILNVDPKNPGKDKGKVINDGYPINTKDKYTNTATEADRLNSLNNTQFGTGQPVTLYTAHYLVWHKWVTTTSDGQNSGGTGTRLDVAKAALITALDGLAIPIDAGLAVFNINFDQEGEADGGRIVFPLTEMNVAKKAELTSLINGMPAKTNTPLCETLYEAHQYFSGAPVTFGNDDIKYTSLNYKENIPPSILMSGNYTSPFKKCPDTAYVIYITDGAPTLDKSADNFIKTLTNNAANRTANYSVFTFTNAKGDKEISYMPALAAYMYNNDIVVGDKDASGVDNKQNIRVFTIGFSDGADAAAALLEETAFRGGNPRDSKGVSKGYYVAKNGLDLVSALDNALKSIVTIDTSFTSPSIASNNFDKTQTYNSAYFAMFLPGNGPRWAGNLKKLKVNSAGEIVGPGGTANAIDSKGNISIDTCTYWNSCQGSNDGNKVLAGGVLPTLMSQLNNRKIITNSGTSLIDLKASSFRSSYSVGDQNWLYGVDVDDDDNDDSSSDARDDIMGDPLHSKPLAINFGSDEKTLDVRIIVGTNQGLVHMFKDSDKGSDDFAVGSVTESWAFLPNELWGNIPKLRENPATGVHSVYGMDLSPVAYVKTASSGVIEKALLFLGMRSGGTSYYALDISSPDSPTFKWMINSNDSDFIDLGDTWSQPVVASIAGINDPVLIFGGGMASKQGSGEAVYIINANTGSLITKLTAEGMGSIATKVAVLDSDHDGNTDRVYASDITGNIWRMDLTGNDKTKWTVFKFASIADAAPDNRMFFSEPVIAQTEFSNVHSENNKLSYQKVPYDAVTIGSGNRDHPLDLATNDRYYVFQDRYVATQKFEPGNFPTTLTSSDLYSVTSSAPTTETDNVAFGKKRGWYYDFGAAGEKTLSASLIFDGKVYFTSFVPPVTQTADLNLGICSFSGQGRLYVFDLHKGTRTSNQLYYELGDKIPDTPQIVIPKPKAGEENNAYIIGVGKGECENGECSGTIELGSGLTTNKIYYHLNENN, encoded by the coding sequence ATGCTGAACAAATGGATTACTAGTATTTTAATGGTATTGACTGGCGTAAGTGGAGTGGTTTACGCAGATGATACCGAACTCTATTTGATGGATTCATCGGTTAGATCGGGTAAACGTCCTCAAGTGCTTTTTATTTTCGATAACTCCGGCAGTATGTCGACAGAAGATCAAAATGCTGTCTCAACTTATTGCTCGCAAGCTGATGAGACTCTGGGGAAATGTGATTATCCAGACGGTTTTGAAGATTATCTTGACGGCTATAGCGGCTATATTAATGAAAAAGGTACCTATTGGAACAGTGGTGGTATAGATAATACCAATATGATACCAACACCAGAGAATCCTAAGGATAGTCGTCGTTTCTATGACGAAAATAATAATTGCAATACCTCAATCAAAGCGTTAGCGACTAAAGGCCGTTATACCGGTTTTTTACGTGAGTTTAAAACAGATCGTTGGGATAATTTAGCCGATAATAATGGCTTCAATCAGAATAGTATTGTTGATTGTTATGAAGATATTTTAAATGTTGACCCGAAAAACCCAGGAAAAGATAAAGGCAAGGTGATTAATGATGGTTATCCCATCAACACAAAAGATAAGTATACCAACACTGCTACTGAAGCAGATAGACTAAACAGTCTCAATAATACTCAATTTGGTACAGGTCAGCCTGTGACCCTATACACAGCGCATTATTTGGTATGGCATAAATGGGTGACGACGACTAGTGATGGCCAGAACAGTGGTGGTACCGGCACACGTCTTGATGTTGCTAAGGCCGCCTTAATTACTGCTCTCGATGGTCTTGCTATTCCCATTGATGCAGGCCTAGCTGTATTTAATATTAATTTCGATCAGGAAGGTGAAGCTGATGGTGGGCGGATTGTATTTCCACTAACTGAAATGAATGTGGCGAAGAAAGCCGAGTTGACGAGTTTAATTAATGGTATGCCAGCTAAAACTAATACACCTTTATGTGAAACCTTATATGAAGCTCATCAATATTTTAGTGGTGCTCCAGTTACATTTGGTAATGATGATATAAAATATACCAGCCTAAACTATAAAGAGAATATACCGCCAAGTATTTTGATGAGTGGTAACTACACCAGTCCATTTAAAAAATGCCCAGATACCGCTTATGTTATTTATATTACCGATGGCGCGCCAACCTTAGACAAATCTGCCGATAATTTTATTAAAACATTAACTAATAATGCTGCAAATCGTACTGCTAACTACAGTGTATTCACCTTTACTAATGCAAAAGGAGATAAAGAAATCAGCTATATGCCAGCGTTGGCTGCTTATATGTATAACAATGACATAGTCGTTGGTGATAAAGATGCGTCCGGAGTTGATAATAAGCAAAATATTCGCGTATTTACTATTGGATTTTCTGACGGTGCTGATGCCGCTGCAGCATTGCTTGAAGAAACGGCTTTTAGAGGGGGGAATCCTCGTGATAGTAAAGGCGTATCTAAGGGGTATTATGTTGCAAAAAACGGTCTTGATTTAGTCTCCGCATTAGATAATGCCTTAAAATCAATTGTGACTATCGATACATCATTTACTTCTCCCAGCATCGCGAGCAATAACTTTGATAAGACTCAAACTTATAACTCGGCATATTTTGCTATGTTTTTACCAGGTAATGGTCCGCGTTGGGCGGGTAACCTTAAAAAGCTCAAAGTAAACTCTGCCGGTGAAATTGTGGGGCCGGGTGGTACGGCCAATGCTATCGATTCTAAAGGTAATATTTCAATTGATACTTGTACCTATTGGAATTCTTGCCAAGGTTCTAATGATGGTAATAAGGTTCTTGCTGGCGGCGTGTTGCCGACCCTTATGAGCCAGCTTAACAATCGTAAAATCATTACTAATAGTGGTACTAGTTTGATTGATCTTAAAGCGTCATCCTTTCGTTCAAGTTATTCAGTGGGGGATCAGAATTGGCTATATGGGGTAGATGTCGATGATGATGATAATGATGATAGTTCGTCTGATGCTCGAGATGATATTATGGGCGATCCGCTGCACTCTAAGCCATTAGCGATTAACTTTGGATCCGATGAAAAGACATTAGATGTACGCATTATTGTGGGTACTAACCAAGGTCTAGTTCATATGTTCAAAGATTCTGACAAGGGGAGCGATGATTTTGCTGTCGGCTCAGTGACTGAGTCTTGGGCATTCTTACCTAATGAACTATGGGGAAATATTCCAAAACTACGTGAAAATCCAGCGACTGGGGTTCATTCAGTGTATGGCATGGATTTGTCTCCTGTAGCCTATGTAAAAACGGCGAGTTCTGGTGTTATTGAGAAAGCACTGTTGTTTCTTGGTATGCGCAGTGGCGGCACTTCTTACTATGCATTAGATATCTCAAGCCCTGATTCTCCGACATTTAAATGGATGATCAATTCTAATGATTCGGATTTTATTGATTTAGGTGATACCTGGTCTCAACCCGTAGTAGCCTCAATTGCCGGCATTAACGATCCAGTGCTAATTTTTGGTGGTGGCATGGCATCCAAGCAAGGCTCTGGGGAGGCGGTTTACATTATTAATGCCAATACCGGGTCACTAATCACTAAATTGACTGCAGAGGGTATGGGGAGTATTGCTACTAAAGTGGCTGTGTTAGACAGTGATCACGATGGTAATACCGACAGAGTTTATGCGAGTGATATTACAGGTAATATTTGGCGTATGGATTTAACCGGTAATGACAAGACTAAATGGACAGTATTTAAGTTTGCCTCTATTGCTGATGCGGCACCTGATAATAGGATGTTTTTTTCTGAACCTGTGATTGCACAAACAGAATTTAGTAATGTGCATTCAGAAAATAATAAGCTGAGTTATCAAAAAGTTCCTTATGATGCTGTGACAATAGGCTCAGGCAATAGAGATCATCCGTTAGATTTAGCCACCAATGATAGATATTATGTTTTTCAAGATCGCTATGTGGCCACTCAAAAGTTTGAGCCAGGAAATTTTCCTACGACGTTAACTTCGTCTGATCTTTACTCGGTAACAAGTTCGGCGCCAACCACTGAAACAGACAATGTTGCTTTTGGTAAAAAGAGAGGTTGGTATTATGATTTTGGTGCTGCTGGAGAAAAGACGTTATCAGCGTCGCTAATTTTTGATGGCAAAGTTTATTTTACCTCTTTTGTGCCACCAGTGACTCAAACTGCCGATTTAAACCTTGGAATTTGTAGCTTCTCCGGTCAAGGTCGGTTATATGTTTTTGATCTACATAAAGGCACTCGAACCTCAAATCAACTTTATTATGAGTTAGGTGATAAAATCCCTGATACGCCACAGATAGTTATTCCTAAGCCTAAAGCGGGTGAAGAAAACAATGCTTATATTATTGGTGTTGGTAAGGGTGAATGTGAGAATGGTGAATGTTCTGGTACGATTGAATTAGGTAGTGGACTCACCACAAACAAAATTTATTATCATTTGAATGAGAACAATTAA
- a CDS encoding type IV pilin protein, with translation MGTAKGFTLIELMITVAIVGILAAIAYPSYIDYITKSARSEGVAAVMKVVNLQEQYYLDNRAYATDMTKLGLNKTPFITEHGHYSIASAGSSDFTITATALGAQASRDSNCKTITMTSAGITGPSSECWK, from the coding sequence ATGGGAACAGCAAAGGGTTTTACTCTAATCGAGCTGATGATCACTGTGGCAATTGTAGGCATATTAGCGGCTATTGCTTACCCATCATATATCGATTACATCACTAAAAGTGCGCGCTCTGAAGGTGTCGCTGCGGTAATGAAAGTGGTCAATTTACAGGAACAGTATTATCTGGATAATCGTGCTTATGCTACTGATATGACAAAACTCGGTTTAAATAAGACCCCTTTTATCACTGAGCATGGGCATTATAGTATTGCTTCCGCGGGCAGTAGTGATTTTACTATCACGGCAACAGCGCTAGGTGCGCAAGCAAGCAGGGATAGTAATTGTAAAACAATCACCATGACTTCTGCAGGCATCACTGGACCATCGTCGGAGTGCTGGAAATGA
- a CDS encoding TapY2 family type IVa secretion system protein, whose product MIKYIIGFIFCTMSYISVAANIDAAEDYKCHIKVATGDKIVFYRWQSTSVNIMVGNLPGKQLRGSDGNKFFIKDVVECVQLGNDFTNEFSKQLDENTPR is encoded by the coding sequence ATGATAAAATACATTATCGGTTTTATTTTTTGTACTATGTCTTATATATCGGTCGCGGCCAACATTGACGCTGCAGAGGATTATAAATGTCATATCAAGGTGGCAACGGGGGATAAAATTGTTTTTTATCGTTGGCAGTCAACAAGTGTCAATATAATGGTCGGTAATTTACCTGGAAAGCAATTGCGTGGTTCAGATGGTAATAAATTTTTTATAAAAGATGTAGTTGAATGTGTACAGTTAGGCAATGATTTTACCAATGAATTTAGTAAGCAGTTAGATGAAAATACTCCTAGATAA
- a CDS encoding GspH/FimT family pseudopilin: MIIRTYVGLGFTFIELMITIAIAAILLTIGTPSLVSLYEGMRVNSNIEKIHDTLIFARSQAISYGTTVKVCPYATADACGTTTDWSKGIRVYTDKNISKPLRAIDGFHANDKVKGSVALLTFAPDGLSNGATLTYCPNGKKTEAKAVTVKVGGIISYSDAGAGC, encoded by the coding sequence ATGATTATACGGACTTACGTTGGATTAGGTTTTACCTTTATTGAATTGATGATAACGATTGCCATAGCTGCAATATTGCTAACTATTGGCACTCCATCATTAGTGTCCCTCTATGAAGGCATGCGAGTAAATAGTAATATCGAAAAAATCCACGATACACTCATTTTTGCTCGCAGCCAGGCGATTAGCTATGGCACTACTGTTAAAGTTTGCCCTTATGCTACGGCTGATGCCTGTGGAACTACGACGGATTGGAGTAAAGGAATACGGGTCTATACCGATAAAAACATCAGTAAGCCATTGCGAGCTATTGATGGTTTCCATGCCAATGATAAAGTAAAGGGCTCTGTAGCCTTACTGACATTCGCCCCTGATGGATTATCTAATGGAGCTACATTAACTTATTGTCCCAATGGCAAGAAGACTGAAGCAAAAGCAGTAACAGTGAAAGTCGGTGGTATTATTTCTTATAGTGATGCTGGGGCGGGTTGCTAA
- a CDS encoding GspH/FimT family protein: protein MLISRHQGFTLIELIIIILIVSIVTTLSYPNLSGIWHAQRASSQISTIEQTLHLARNHAINLGTQVTVCPIIANKCHSDWNKGMSVFIDVDANGQLNGADKLLMVINEFNANDTVQFNRQRVRFLSSGLSSGSNGTLTYCPHAKDNPNSQALIINNAGRIRRSHASSIRCD, encoded by the coding sequence ATGCTGATATCTCGTCACCAAGGATTCACCCTGATTGAATTAATCATAATTATTTTGATTGTGTCAATTGTTACAACTTTAAGTTACCCCAATTTATCTGGGATTTGGCATGCGCAGCGCGCTAGCAGTCAAATAAGTACGATAGAACAAACCTTACATTTGGCTCGAAACCATGCCATTAATTTGGGCACTCAAGTCACTGTATGCCCCATAATAGCCAATAAATGCCATAGTGACTGGAATAAAGGCATGTCAGTATTTATCGATGTCGATGCTAACGGTCAATTAAATGGTGCAGATAAACTCCTAATGGTAATCAATGAGTTTAATGCCAATGACACGGTACAATTTAACCGCCAAAGAGTACGATTTCTGTCCAGTGGTTTGAGTTCAGGGAGCAATGGAACATTAACTTATTGCCCACACGCCAAAGATAACCCTAATTCACAAGCACTCATCATTAACAATGCAGGGCGGATAAGACGTAGTCATGCATCTTCGATACGATGCGATTAA
- the glnB gene encoding nitrogen regulatory protein P-II — protein MKKVEAVIKPFKLDDVREALAEIGITGMTVSEVKGFGRQKGHTELYRGAEYMVDFLPKVKIELVIQDDMLEQALDAIVETARTGKIGDGKIFVTEVERVIRIRTGEENEEAV, from the coding sequence ATGAAAAAAGTTGAGGCCGTGATTAAGCCTTTCAAATTGGATGATGTACGGGAAGCCTTGGCTGAAATAGGCATTACCGGCATGACAGTCTCAGAAGTGAAAGGTTTTGGTCGGCAGAAAGGCCATACTGAGCTTTATCGCGGCGCTGAGTATATGGTCGATTTTTTACCTAAGGTAAAAATAGAACTAGTTATTCAAGATGATATGTTAGAGCAAGCCTTAGATGCGATTGTTGAAACCGCTCGTACTGGTAAAATTGGTGATGGCAAAATTTTCGTGACTGAAGTGGAACGAGTGATTCGAATTCGTACCGGTGAAGAAAACGAAGAGGCTGTGTAG
- a CDS encoding phospholipase A: MKPYLISCAISLLSLPLAAHDNTRDENSNGNDQLLAPTHLPQQKFSGVAGLTPTTDIYQLTVFDTNYLLPVFQTQSLNQDYYRPQNPNGGDVGNTNVQFQFSLKYGLAHNLFTDNDGLYLAYSQISNWQAYDKSAYFRDSQYQPQLFWTWLHGKDESTWQSTSLGFEHQSNGKGGIYERSWNRVYVEFSLDFNQVTLSIKPWLRANVTSTNYNPDISDYLGYGRVKADWYMGEHQLSFTLRNLLESGFSNGYEEISWKFPLYKGFKGYITLQSGYGMTISDYNHYDNAAGIGIAF; the protein is encoded by the coding sequence TTGAAACCATACCTGATAAGTTGCGCCATTAGCTTGTTATCATTGCCACTTGCTGCTCATGACAATACTAGAGATGAAAACAGCAATGGCAACGACCAACTGTTAGCGCCAACTCACTTGCCACAACAGAAATTTAGTGGCGTTGCAGGGCTTACCCCAACAACGGATATTTATCAGTTAACCGTATTTGATACCAATTATTTATTACCCGTATTCCAAACTCAGTCGCTAAATCAAGATTATTATCGACCACAAAATCCCAATGGCGGCGATGTCGGCAATACCAATGTTCAATTTCAATTTAGCCTTAAATACGGTCTAGCTCACAATCTATTCACTGATAATGACGGCCTTTATCTGGCTTACTCACAAATTTCCAATTGGCAGGCTTATGATAAGTCGGCCTACTTTCGCGATAGCCAATATCAGCCGCAATTGTTTTGGACTTGGCTGCACGGCAAAGATGAATCCACCTGGCAAAGTACTAGCCTAGGCTTTGAGCATCAATCGAACGGTAAAGGCGGCATTTATGAGCGCAGTTGGAACAGAGTCTATGTGGAGTTTTCACTTGATTTCAATCAAGTAACACTAAGTATCAAACCTTGGCTTAGAGCTAATGTCACTAGCACTAACTACAACCCTGACATTAGTGATTACTTAGGTTATGGCCGAGTCAAAGCCGATTGGTATATGGGTGAGCATCAATTAAGTTTTACCTTGAGAAATCTGCTAGAAAGTGGGTTTTCCAATGGCTATGAAGAAATTAGCTGGAAATTTCCTTTATATAAGGGGTTTAAAGGTTACATCACCTTGCAAAGTGGTTATGGCATGACGATCTCAGACTATAACCACTATGATAATGCCGCGGGGATCGGCATTGCTTTCTAA
- a CDS encoding LacI family DNA-binding transcriptional regulator has product MKVTINDVAKYAGVSIKTVSRVTNHEPQVKQSTIDKVNAAIKALDYQPNQSARNLASSSSYVIGFVYDNPNAYYIIDMQNGILNACREQGYELLIHPCDASSSDICQELTALVMHTQFAGLVLTPPLSENPQVLAALDAIGTQYVRIIAASELDQQIVANGLQVLVNDKVGAIAITEHLIQLGHQRIAFISGDPEHQSTKERMDGFLEALAHHQLTTYPEYLIDGQYNFESGVAGANRLLSLSPAPTAIVACNDEIAAGALFAARLAGVAIPKQISIVGFEDSPFSRQTWPKLTTVHQPNQAIAKLATCNLINKCRRREHLDGQMFIPKPILRDSTAVPID; this is encoded by the coding sequence ATGAAAGTAACCATAAATGATGTAGCAAAGTATGCGGGCGTATCGATAAAAACCGTTTCACGGGTCACTAATCATGAGCCGCAGGTCAAGCAAAGCACTATAGATAAAGTGAATGCGGCCATTAAGGCTTTAGATTATCAACCTAATCAGTCGGCTCGAAACTTAGCGTCATCAAGCTCTTATGTGATTGGCTTTGTGTATGACAACCCCAACGCTTACTACATTATTGATATGCAAAACGGTATTTTAAATGCGTGCCGTGAGCAAGGTTATGAACTGCTAATCCATCCTTGCGATGCCAGCAGTAGCGATATTTGCCAAGAATTAACCGCCTTAGTTATGCATACTCAATTCGCAGGGTTAGTACTTACTCCACCGCTATCAGAAAACCCACAAGTGTTAGCCGCACTTGATGCCATAGGCACCCAATATGTACGCATTATTGCCGCCTCAGAGTTAGATCAACAAATAGTGGCCAATGGCTTACAAGTGCTAGTCAATGACAAAGTCGGCGCCATTGCCATTACCGAGCACTTAATTCAACTCGGGCATCAGCGTATTGCTTTTATAAGTGGTGATCCTGAGCATCAATCCACTAAAGAGCGGATGGATGGTTTTTTAGAAGCCTTAGCCCATCATCAATTAACCACGTATCCAGAATATTTAATTGATGGCCAATATAATTTTGAATCTGGGGTGGCTGGCGCTAATCGATTATTAAGTTTAAGTCCAGCCCCCACAGCCATTGTGGCCTGTAATGATGAAATTGCCGCCGGCGCGCTATTTGCGGCGCGCTTAGCTGGGGTTGCTATCCCAAAACAAATATCCATAGTCGGCTTCGAGGATAGTCCATTTTCAAGACAAACCTGGCCCAAATTAACCACTGTCCATCAACCCAATCAAGCTATCGCCAAACTAGCTACCTGCAACTTAATTAATAAATGCCGTCGACGCGAGCACCTTGATGGCCAAATGTTTATTCCTAAACCCATACTGAGGGATTCAACGGCAGTGCCTATAGATTAA
- a CDS encoding TonB-dependent receptor has product MQSSNLKKTLLASKIAVLLSGAVAMGAMAAEAETKTKTADADIETIEVTGIRASQQASLNTKRFSDAVVDAITAEDIGQFPDGDIGESLARIPGITVNRQFGQGQQVSIRGASNQLTNTLLNGHAVASTGWYDQQAIDRSFNYSLLPPEAIGSIEVYKSSQADLPEGGVGGTVIVNTRKPLDVQDKTAFFSAKGDYGTISETTDPELSGLYSWSNEDQTFGILGSASYAKTDYQRNGVESLLGWGEIVPTTFEQQRERQAYNVAMQYRPMDNLEFGLNILSLNLEADNANTSIFLFPTQQGDSTCNSVNAAGVCTSVEHSGKDAFAWAQTWARQASMSSDTYNFDFKYEGIGYTLDGLIGNSKADGGTDLTANYGNSIGKSSDFKGIYDATGDQIYIDIANKHFGAEDFNGQVGPEGWSLKRQPNSDEETYAQFNVTVPVDFGAINSIKSGVRYADHKVTQTTEKALVTAASLAGARGNASDYYNGTISSGAGFILPKPNYDAMINGAKSAITGFELDKSGYGTLNEKNLALYVMANFEAEGIRGNFGLRYISSDVESDYYDLNNKGEFANTLSTDKHDYSDVLPSINVAFDLAPDVILRASAAQVISRPNYADLFATSTLPGLNDGTPGNEVVNQGSVVLEPFKATQADLGIEWYFSADGLVAATYFIKDVSTFSSTRQLLNQQIGINDNDLIADGGSSCGVGVYDCWTVSERYNANGGKIDGIELQLQDSFDSGLGYAANYTYANAVSPAENYPDLVGVFSDSSKHTVNLVGFYEMEDFSVVFIILCHFSKIFKNRNDT; this is encoded by the coding sequence ATGCAATCATCTAACCTAAAGAAAACCTTATTAGCCTCTAAAATTGCTGTTCTGCTGAGCGGTGCAGTAGCTATGGGCGCTATGGCTGCGGAAGCTGAAACTAAAACCAAAACGGCTGATGCAGATATCGAAACCATTGAAGTCACAGGTATTCGAGCGTCACAGCAAGCCAGTTTGAACACTAAGCGTTTCTCTGATGCCGTAGTTGATGCTATTACCGCAGAAGACATTGGTCAGTTTCCTGATGGCGACATCGGTGAGTCGTTAGCCCGTATCCCTGGTATCACGGTTAACCGTCAATTTGGTCAGGGCCAACAGGTATCTATTCGTGGTGCTTCTAACCAATTAACTAATACCTTGCTCAATGGCCATGCCGTAGCATCTACCGGTTGGTATGATCAACAAGCGATTGACCGCAGTTTTAACTACAGCTTATTGCCACCAGAAGCTATAGGCTCAATTGAAGTTTATAAATCATCACAAGCTGATCTGCCGGAAGGTGGCGTTGGTGGTACTGTGATAGTTAATACCCGCAAGCCATTAGATGTGCAGGATAAAACCGCCTTCTTTAGCGCTAAAGGCGATTACGGCACTATTTCTGAGACAACCGATCCTGAATTATCAGGTTTGTACTCATGGTCAAACGAAGATCAAACCTTTGGTATCTTAGGTTCTGCTTCATATGCCAAAACGGATTATCAGCGTAACGGCGTTGAATCATTACTGGGCTGGGGCGAAATTGTTCCTACCACCTTTGAACAGCAACGTGAGCGTCAAGCTTATAACGTCGCTATGCAATATCGTCCTATGGACAACTTAGAGTTTGGTCTTAACATTTTAAGCCTGAACTTAGAGGCCGATAACGCTAACACTTCGATTTTCTTATTCCCGACTCAGCAAGGTGACAGTACCTGTAACAGCGTCAATGCTGCTGGGGTTTGTACTTCAGTTGAACACAGCGGTAAAGATGCATTCGCTTGGGCACAAACGTGGGCGCGTCAAGCTAGCATGAGCTCTGACACCTATAACTTTGATTTTAAATATGAAGGCATAGGTTATACCTTAGATGGTTTAATAGGTAACAGTAAGGCTGACGGCGGCACAGATTTAACTGCTAACTATGGTAACTCCATCGGTAAATCCAGTGATTTCAAAGGCATTTACGATGCTACTGGTGATCAAATCTATATAGATATCGCCAACAAACACTTTGGTGCTGAAGATTTTAACGGTCAAGTCGGCCCTGAGGGCTGGTCACTGAAAAGACAGCCAAACTCAGACGAAGAAACTTACGCTCAGTTTAACGTGACTGTACCGGTTGATTTTGGTGCGATTAACAGCATTAAGTCTGGCGTGCGTTATGCCGACCATAAAGTAACCCAAACCACTGAAAAAGCATTGGTTACAGCTGCTAGCCTTGCAGGGGCTAGGGGCAATGCTAGCGACTACTATAATGGCACCATTTCATCGGGCGCAGGTTTTATATTACCTAAGCCTAATTATGATGCGATGATCAATGGCGCCAAATCAGCTATCACAGGGTTTGAACTGGATAAATCTGGTTATGGCACCTTAAATGAAAAGAACTTAGCTCTGTATGTGATGGCTAACTTTGAAGCCGAAGGCATACGCGGTAACTTTGGTCTGCGCTACATTTCAAGTGACGTTGAATCTGATTACTACGACTTAAATAATAAAGGCGAATTTGCCAATACCTTAAGTACCGATAAGCACGATTATAGCGATGTATTGCCAAGCATTAACGTCGCCTTTGATTTAGCGCCCGATGTAATTTTACGTGCATCAGCTGCGCAAGTGATTTCTCGCCCTAACTATGCCGACTTGTTTGCTACTTCAACCTTACCAGGCTTAAACGATGGTACTCCTGGCAACGAAGTGGTTAACCAAGGCAGTGTAGTATTAGAACCCTTTAAAGCGACCCAAGCAGATTTAGGAATTGAATGGTATTTCAGTGCTGATGGTTTAGTGGCAGCGACTTATTTCATAAAAGATGTGAGCACATTCTCAAGTACTCGTCAGCTGTTAAATCAGCAAATTGGTATCAATGACAATGACTTGATTGCAGATGGTGGCAGTAGCTGTGGTGTTGGTGTGTATGACTGCTGGACAGTGAGTGAGCGTTATAACGCCAATGGCGGCAAAATCGATGGTATTGAATTACAACTGCAAGACTCGTTTGATTCAGGCTTAGGTTACGCCGCAAACTATACCTATGCTAATGCGGTATCACCTGCCGAAAACTACCCAGATTTAGTGGGCGTATTCTCCGATTCATCTAAGCACACAGTTAACTTAGTGGGCTTTTATGAAATGGAAGATTTCTCGGTAGTGTTCATAATTCTGTGTCATTTCAGTAAAATATTCAAAAACAGGAATGACACATGA